The following nucleotide sequence is from Pseudonocardia abyssalis.
TGCTGTGCTCCCGCTGTGCAGCCGCTCTAGGGTCGCCCCGTGGATCTCGACGAGCTGGCCGACGCCCTCTACTCCGCGCCGCCCGGCGAGTTCGTCGCAACGCGGGACGATGCGGTCCGCGCGGCGCGGGAACGCGGCGACAAGGAGTTCGCGACGGCCGCGGGGAAGCTCCGCCGACCCACCCGTGCCGCGTGGCTGGCGAACCTCCTGGCCCGGCACCGCCGCGAGCAGCTCGACGGGCTGCTCGCGCTCGCGACGAACCTCGCCGACGCCCAGCGCACCCTCGACGGGGCCGCGCTGCGCGCCCTGTCCTCGCAGCGCCGCAAGCTCGTCGCGGGGATGGCGCGGGAGGCCGGACGGCTGGCGCGTGAGGCGCACGAGCCCGTCACCGAGCCGCTGCTGCGCGAGCTGGGCGACATCCTGGAGGCGGCGCTCGCCGACCCGGTCGTCGCCGAGGAGGTGCGGTCCGGGCGCCTGACCCGAACGATCACCTACTCCGGTTTCGGGCCCGACTCCGACCCGGAGGCGGCCGCGCAGCGGGCCGCCGAGAAGGCGGCCGCTCCCCCACCTGCCGAAACCGACGAACCCGACGGCGGGGACCCCTCCGAGGCCGCCCGCCGCGAACGCGAACGCGAGGAGCGCCGCCGCGACCTCGCCGACGCCGAGGCGATGGAGGCGACGGCCCGGGAGCGGCGCGACGAGGCCGAGGCCGGGCACGAGCGGGCCGCGCAGGAGCACGAGCAGGCCCGCGAGCGCGTCGCGACGCTGACCGCGGAGCTCGACGCGGCGCAGCGCCACGAGCGCACCGCGGCCGCCGACAGCCGCGAGGCCGCCGCCGCTGCCCGGGCCGCGGCCCGGGAGGCGGGCACCGCGGCGACCCGCACCGCCCGTGCCCGGGCGCGGGTCGAGGACGAGTGATCGGCTTGTGCGGGCGGACACACCGTGACGAGGTGTGAGCCCCCCGTCGCCGCGGTCACCCTGCTGACATGGAAACCCGCACCGTCGTCCCGACCCTGATCACCCAGCTCCGTGCGCTGCAGCAGCTCACCCAGACCGAGGCGCAGATCGCGAAGGTCCGCGTCGGCCAGGCCCGGACCGACGCCGTGCGCCGCGAGCTGCAGCAGAACGCGGCCAACGCCGAGCGGCGCACCGAGCGCATCACCGACGAGCTGCGCCGGGTCGGGGGCGTACCCGACGTCGTCACCCCGGCGATCGGGCGCGTCCTCGCGCTGGTGAAGTCCACCGTCGAGCAGGGCCAGCCCCTCGACGAGGCGCTGCTGGGCGATCTCACCCTCGAGCACCAGCTCCTCGACCGGGCCCGCTACGTCCGCACGCTGGCCCGTCGCGCCGAGCGCGTCTCGACCGAGCGCCTGGCCGACGACCTGGTCACCGCGCACGAGGCCACCGTCGACTGGCTGACGACCGTGCTGGCCGAGGAGGCCATGGGCGGGGTCGCCGCACTCGTCGCGACGCCGCTGCAGCGCGTCGCCGGTGGCGTCACC
It contains:
- a CDS encoding ferritin-like domain-containing protein; this translates as METRTVVPTLITQLRALQQLTQTEAQIAKVRVGQARTDAVRRELQQNAANAERRTERITDELRRVGGVPDVVTPAIGRVLALVKSTVEQGQPLDEALLGDLTLEHQLLDRARYVRTLARRAERVSTERLADDLVTAHEATVDWLTTVLAEEAMGGVAALVATPLQRVAGGVTRVVSLPTRFAIERFNQAVAAVSRTGEQVRDGAEDLAREASATVTRLGTGAREVATAGRDAALGRAEQVARRDGADDTAKAVHETRRNLGTLKASELPVRDYDELNAQDSIAAIRELSTPEDITAVVTYEETHKNRAGVVSAAQTRFAAVAKDEAGV